The genomic region ATTAATCACCCATGCTCCCGACGGACAGTTGGTACAGTTTTGGCATATCGGCCAGACCGGTTTTTAACTGAAAGCGAAACTGTTTACCTTTACCCGTTTAAACTCAGGAGATAACAAATGATCAACCCGGGAATTTTCCGCGAATACGACATCCGTGGAATCGTTGACAAAGATCTGACCGATGCCACCGTGACTCTGCTGGCAAAAGGAGCGGCCACCTACTTTCTGAATCACCAGTGTAAAACAGTAACCGTGGGACGCGATGTCCGGTTAAGTGGAAAACGATTCCGTGATATCGTGGTGAATGAATTTGTCAATGCAGGACTCCATGTCATTGATCTGGGCGAAATCACCTCACCGATGTCTTACTGGTCCACTTTCAAATTACCGGTCGATGGCGCCATCATGATCACTGCCAGCCATAATCCTGCCGATTATAACGGATTTAAAATTTCGGTCGGAACCAATTCCATTTATGGCTCCCGCATTCAGGACCTGCTTAAACTCATCCAATCCGGTCAATTCAAAACCGGCAAAGGGTCGGTCGTCGAAAAAAACATTAAACCAGAGTACATGGCCGATATCGTGTCCCGCATTAAACTGGGACGCAAAATGAAAGTGGTCACCGATTGCGCCAATGCCACCGGGGGGCTGATCGCTCCCGAATTTTACAGAGCCATCGGTTGTGAAGTGATTGAACTGTACACCGAGCCCGATGGTCGTTTTCCCAATCACCATCCCGACCCTACAGTGGATAAATACCTGGTCGATCTGATTGCCAAGGTGAAGGAAACCAGTGCCGATATGGGAATCGGTTTTGATGGAGATTCAGACCGGATTGGAGTGGTTGATAACCTCGGCCGTGTCATCCGGGGAGATGCGCTGCTCGCCATTCTCTCAAGGGATGTTTTGAAACGGAATCCCGGATCTGAAATCGTTTTCGATGTAAAATGTTCTCAGGGCCTGATCGAAGACATCGAGGCACACGGCGGAAAACCAGTCATGTGGAAAACAGGTCACTCCCTCATCAAAAATAAAATGAAGGACATCAACGGACTTATTGCCGGTGAAATGAGCGGTCACCTGTTCATTGCCGATAATTACTATGGATTTGATGATGCCATTTTCGATGGCGCCCGTGTAATTGAACTGGTTTCCCATTCAAAGGAACCCTTATCGGTCCATCATGATCAGTTCCCTAAATACTTCTCCACACCCGAAACCCGTCTTGATGTCGCCAATGATGACATCAAGTTTAAAATGGTCGAACAGGCCGTCACTTTCTTTAAAGCCAATCACCAGGTCATTGATATAGATGGAGTTCGTGTTCAGTTTGGCGACGGTTGGGGTCTGATCAGAGCATCGAATACACAGCCGGTTATTGTCGTCCGGTTCGAGGCCCGCACACCTGAACGCCGCGATGAAATCAAGGACTTCATGCTGAATAAACTGGCTGAATACGGCGAGTTTCATGAAGGACACGGTCACTGAGTTGAAAACCGGGAATCTGCCTCACAATGGCGGGTTCCCGGACTTTTCCGGACACGTGCTCCTTAAAAAGGATTCGCGCGGGTTGACCGATCTGAAGATACCTTACTTTACCAGCACCAGTTTGATCATACTGGTCTGATTGCCTGCCCTTAACACACAGAAATAAACACCGGAAGCCTGCGAAACCGGATTCCAGGAAATCTGATGATGCCCGGCGGGTAACTCTTCACGGACGAGGGTGGTGACTTCCCTTCCCAGCATGTCAAAGACCGACAGCTGAATGGCATGGTCATGGCCATTGTAAAACTTCAAACGAACCTGTCCGTTAAACGGATTCGGCCAGGCAGGAAACAAATGCAGACAGTCGGCATGCAACCCATCCGGCAAGTCGGCACCAAGGGCCGTTTCGCCCCAATCATTCAGTATGGCGGAAAGAAACAGCTTTGCATCGGCCGGTTTGGTGTAATAAAGCGGATACGTCAGAACCACTGCCGAACCGGGTCCCTTTCCGGTTCTGATTGCCACCGGTAATCCTTTCAGTTTGGCAGCTGCAGTCCCATCTGCATACCCTGTGCCGTACACCTGTAATATTTCTGCTCCTTCGGCCGGTTGCATCGTGGTGATGTTGTTCAGATGGTATTTCATAGACGATTTGGTTTTGGAAGAATCCAGATGAACGTCATTCATTCCCGGATCAACCGCCACCGCATGATTAAAATACGTGCTGTTCACATGATATATTTCCTTCACACCCAGTTTTTCCAGCATGAAGGATTCCTCCGGCAGAGTAACCGTGTTGGATGGGTTGTCATAAAAGGCACGCTCAGGCTTATAACCAGAATATACAAAATGGCCACCTGCCTGCAGATAGGAGCCGATATCGTCTGCTGCAGCAAAAGCCATGGTCTGGTCAACAAGATCGTCCCCTACCCATATCACTGTTGAATAACGACCCAAATCAGCCAGTTTGGCGCCTTTCATTTCATCGGCATCATGAAAAGTCACCGACCAGCCAGACAGGGTTTCCGAGTAAAAATCATCCACCTGATCATCGGAGGGTTGCAGCAGAACACCCGTTCCGTTCAGCGTTTCATCAACCAGTAAGATGCCGGGGTTCAGTTCAATCAGCCGGCTTCGGACCGGTTCACCCTCATGGCTTTCATTTCCATCACCATCCACCGAAACCACCCGGTAATACCAATACCCATCGGTAGATCCGGGCTCATCTTCATAATATGTAGTGGTGATCAGGTCACCGGAAACCAGATCTCCTTTTTCTTCAAAGAGTCCGGAACGATAAACGCGGTAACCGGTTACATCCAGTTCGGGAGAGGCCTTCCAGGTCAGGTGAATAGAGGTCTGATCCGGAGTATCAGCAATCTCACTGACAGCAGAGGGAATGGTCCCTGGTGTTCCGGTTACCTGTGACGGGAATCCAAAATCCTCTGCTCCCGTGCGGGGAATGATTGTGATGGTTGTGAATTGTCCTTCTGTGAGTCCGGTGATCAGGACCGAAGGCTGGGTTGTTTCGACCGAATCGGGCTCACGGCCGGGTTGCTCAAATTTCACAACCCAGGAACTGGCTGGTCTGCCTGATCCGGGTGTCCAGGAACAATGCAGGGACTGACCATCCCCTCCATCGCGCACCACCGTATTCCTGACAGGCTTCGGCAGCCATTGTTCACCAACCATAACTGCGCCGGTTATCTTAACCACTTCTTCCATGTAGTCCGGATTGCAGGCAGACAGCAGGTCACCAGAGGTGTGGTAATTGGGGTCGGAATCACCAATGAAAAAAAACAGGGAAGGAAATCCATTCAGGACAAAGGGAACGTGATCTGAACTGCCACTGTAATCGGGTACGACCTGAATCCCTGCATACAAGGGAGCATATTTCTGCGCCACTGCCGGCATGGTATCCTGTGCACCGTAGAAATACGCAAGAACCGACCAGTTGGGTCTGGACCGGCGCTCAACGGCAATCATATCCATGTTCAGCATCAGACTTACTTTTTTACCCTGATTTTTCAGAGTATTGGCCATGAAATAGCCACCATACAATCCCAACTCTTCAGCTGCAAATGCCACAAACTTCAGGGTAATATCCGGTTTAAAACCCGTTTGCATGACCACCCGTGCCAGTTCAAGCGTACCTGCTGTTCCACTGGCATTGTCATTTGCACCCGGGGCCCGGTTCAGATCATTCATGTTGATGCTGTCGTAATGGCCGCCAATCACCATCAGTTCATCAGGATTCCGTGTTCCGGGAATGGTGGCCACCACATTGGCCTGCCAGTAGGCGGTCCCATTCCGGTTAATTACAAAGGAATCGAGTTTCACATCGGTGATCCCCATATCCAGAAAACGTTTTTTCAGATAGGCGGCCACTTCCCACCGGTTCCCATTCAGGCAGTATCTCGTTTGAAAGGCCTCCAGATCCCGGACGGTGCGGATCAGGCTGTCTGACCGGATGGATTCCAGCAGACCATTTATCGTGGGATTCTGACCATACTGAATAGGCTGTGCAGCAATCAGAAGAGGAAAAATCAGCAGAAGAAAAGTAAGAGGAAGGAACAGAAACCGTCTCATGACCACTCCACCCAACTATATTACGGATAAAAAGATACGATAATAATTAATTATAAACCAGCCACTCTGCACAAAGGAAATCAGTCAGGCAATTTCAGCCAGATTGATCAGGGCTTGATGAGAGGTGACTATCTGAGAGCGAAGCAATGCATGGCTGGGTTTTCTGAGGTGGGGATCATCGGCCAGAATTGCCCGGGCCAGCTGTCCGGACAGTTGCAGGATGGGATAATCCCGGGCCAGATCGAGCAATTTCATGTCGGGTAATCCCGATTGCCGGGTTCCAAGAATATCACCGGCTCCCCGTATTTCCAGGTCTTTTTCGGCAATTTCAAATCCGTTGTTGGTTCTCTCCATGGTGGTCAGCCGTTCTCGGGCTTCTGAGGTGAGTTTATCTGAAATCACCAGAAAACAATAGCTGGCCTCGGCTCCGCGTCCCACCCGACCCCGAAGCTGATGCAATTGTGACAGACCAAACCGGTCGGCATGCTCAATAATCATCACGGTGGCATTGGGAACATCTACCCCCACTTCGATAACCGTGGTGGAAACCAGTATCTGAATCTGGTTGGCTTTGAAGGATGCCATGATTTCATCCTTTTCCTGAACAGGTAACCGGCCATGCAGCAAACCGACTTTGTAAGCGGGAAACCACTCAGAAATTTCACGGTGAGCATCTGTGGCAGCTTTCAGATCCGATTTTTCGGATTCTTCAATCAGCGGGTACACAAAATAAACCTGCCGTCCCCGGTTGATCTGATCGGCGATGGTGCGGTTCAGTTGCGGACGGTCCAGATCCCTGATGATCACGGTTTTTACCGGTTGCCGACCCGACGGTAACTCGGTGATCCGGCTGACTTCCAGATCACCATAAACGGTCATGGCCAGAGTTCGGGGAATGGGAGTGGCCGACATGACCAGCACATGCGGCATCAGCCCCTTGGCGCGCAGCATGGCTCGTTGAAGAACCCCAAACCGATGCTGCTCATCGACCACAATCAGTCCCAGGTTTTTGAATATAACCCCCTCGCTGATAAGTGCATGGGTTCCGACCGCCAGTTGGGCCAGTCCCGATTGCAACATGCCCGTTCCGGTGGTTCTGCCGGCGCTTTTCAGACCACCGGTTAACAAAACCACATCCAGACCAAGGGGTTTCAGATAGCGAGTCATGGTCTGATAATGTTGTTCGGCCAGAATTTCAGTCGGTGCCATCAGTGCTGCCTGGTAACCATTGTCGACCGCCATCAGCATAGACATCATTGCCACAACCGTTTTACCACTTCCCACATCCCCCTGAAGCAGGCGGTTCATGGGATGCGGCTTCTTCAGATCATTCCGGATGTCTCTGAGTACATCGATCTGTCCCTGAGTGAGTTTGAAAGGCAATCCCTGATAAAACTGACGGGTATACTGATCGGGTGCAGAAAAGGCGAGTCCCCGGTCACTGGTTTCTGTCTGGAGTTTTCGCAGTTCCATGGCCAGTGAAAAAGACAGGATGTCATCCAGCTTCAACCGACGGGTGGCAAGTTGCAAGTGCTCTGGCGATTGGGGGCGGTGAATCCACTGCAGTGCAGAAGCCCGGTCAGGAACCTCAGCCATGGCCCGCCACTTCTCATCGAGCGGGTCGCTGACGGTGGCCCAGTTCAACCGGTCCATGACCTTCAGAATGGTCCGGCGGAATCCTCGGGAATCGAGCCCCATCCGTTTCAACAGGTCACCCGAAGGATACAGCGGAATGATGCCACCGGTATTCAGTAATTGCAGTTCATCCTGATCATCCTTCAACGCATCATAATCGGGATGAACCAGAGAAAACCGGCTTCCGAACACATCGGGCTTTCCCGAGACGGCAAAGGATCCCCCGATGGAAAAAACAGATTTCAGGTAATTGATTCCCTGAAAGAAAATGAGTTCGACCACGCCGGTGCCGTCATCGAGCATGACCGAGAACCGCTGACCACGGTTTTTGTTTTTAATCAGGTCGGCACGGGTGACGGTTCCCATCAGAGTCACCACACCCGTCTGATGCCGCAGATTCCTGATCTTACAGATTGCAGACCGGTCCAGATACCGGCGGGGATAGGTTCCCAATAAGTCAGCCACGGTTTCAATCCCGGCCTGACGCAGTGCTTTCGCACGTTCCGGACCTATTCCGGGTGCAAACTGGATATCGGAGGAATAGGTGAGATCCATATCGGAAGGATGACTGAACAGAAGATTACACGCACCAGGCGAACGGGACCGGTAAACCCGGATCCCTCAGCCAAATCCAGTTCCCTTGCCGGGGGTCCATCAGACCGGTCCTCCAGCCTCGGCCACCGGTTTCTGGTCGGCAAGGCGGGCCAATACTTCCTCGGGCTTAGCATGCTCCGGAAAGAAGTCGAGCAGCCGGAGAATCACACCATCCAGCGTAGAATCGGGACAACTCGCACCAGAATTCATCAGAAAGGTGGGAATCCGGTTTTTTACAGGAAGCCATCCGGCGGTTTCCTGCAAGGTTTTATTCCGCCAGTCAAAATGATGGATTCTGGTTTCTGACCGGATTTCTGTACGGTCCTTAATGAAATAAGTGGGCATCCGGTGTTCACACAGCTCAACAAGATGAGAGGTGTTAGATGAATTGTAGCCACCCACCACAAACGCCACATCAGCCGGATGGTCCAGAGCCGATAAAGTGGCTGTCTGGTTTTCATTGGTGGCATAACAAAGGGTATCGGCGGTATCGGCCCAATGCATTCTGACCTCAGCGGTTCCCCAGCGATCGGTGACGGCCTGTTTCAGCACTTCCATAATGGACTTCGTTTCGGTGGCCAACATGGTGGTCTGATTGATCACACCAAATTTTTGAAGGTCCGTCTCCGGATTAAATCCGGGTGTTGCCTTACTTCCCAGCCGATCCTGAAACGCCTGAACCGATTGGGTGCCCCTGATCACCGATGCCAGGAAATTGGCTTCTTCCAGATCGAGAATGACCACGGCAGGGCCTGCTTTTGATACATGGGAAAGGGTTGCACGGGTTTCCTCGTGATTATACTTTCCGTGAATGACGTTGGAGTACCCTTTTTCACCCAGTTCAATTCCTTTTTTCCATACCTTTTCCACAAACGGACAGGTGGTATCGAACCGGTATGGATTGATCCCCCGCTTTTCAAGATCAGATTGGATTTCAAGCGTGGTTCCAAAGGCAGGAACCACCACGATATCATCGGGAGACAACTCATCGAGGGGAATTATCTGCCGTCCGTTGGGTTCATAAATAAAACGGACTCCCTTTTTCTGCAGATCGGTGTTCACGGTCGGATTGTGAATCATTTCAGAAAGAAAAAACACCCGTCTTCCCTGGTTTTCCTCGATGGTACGGTATGCAATTTCAATGGCATTCTGTACCCCATAGCAAAAACCGAAATGACGCGGGATTACAAACCGGACCGGTCCGAAATCGAGCAGGGTCGGCGTAAAATTCCGCCGGCGGGGATCCCTGGCTGTCTGAATTTCCTTCACACGGGTAATGATAACCGACCGGTATATATCGGGAATATCAAATTTTTTCATAATGGGGGCAGTTTACCAAATTCTGTTTACAAGTCCAACCCGTTTAAACAGAGTTGAGCCGCCTTTCATTCCGTTTCACCGGGAAATCAGTTTTTTTTCAGATCCAGTTTCAAGCCAATGTCAAACCGTGAAACATCCGCAAAAGTCGATTTCTGGAAAAGGAACAAGGTGCCTTCTTCGTTCAGCCGAACCTCGAACTCGATGGCAGCTGTTCCACCGGTGGTATAAAAGTCATCCATCAGCCGGCCCCGGGTTCCAATGGCAGGATCAGTATGGTTCAGGTAAGCCCACAATTCCAGCCGGTTTTCCCATTCTGGAGTGATCCAGGCAAGCAGGTCTGTTTCAGCAGTCAGACCCACAGAACCTGCCCGGTCAGTAAGATTGACCAGCGCCTCGGCTGTTAATTCGATCCATCCGGGCCCCGACCCGTTCAGCCGGTGACGGTATTCACTTCGGCCATAGGTAGTCCGGTTGACTTGTTCGGCTGATACTTCAAAACTGATTACCTTACTGGTTCTGAAGGAAAGTTCCACTTCCGCATAGTTGGCCCGCATTCTGCGTTCAAAAAAATTAGGGTTGGTCACATCGTACAGACTCCCGGCCACCATCTCGGCAGTAAGCGATTCAAAACGATAGTCAGCCCGCATTCCATCAATCCAACCGTTGCCCCCCAGACCGGTACTTGACACAAATCCCTTCACACTCGGAATGGCTCCGGCCTGAATCCGCCAGTTTTCTCCGGTCTGGAGCCAGAACAAATGGCGCAGATTCATCGTGAAGGGAAATCGTTGACCGGGAACCTTGAAATCACGAAGGTCGGCCCAGCGTGAAGTGTAGGAATTTCCGGTGGAAATCAGTCCGGCCACCGATCCGTTTCCGGTCACCTGAACTTGCCAGTTCAAACGCAACGCTCCCTGAATCCGGTTTTTGTCCCTTCCGGAATCAATATTATCGTATCTTGACTCGGTTATCAGCCGGACAGGCCCAAGAGACTGACCAGCGCCTACAACCGGAAGAATGATGAAAACGAACCAGATGAAAAACCGGTTCATCGCAGATTCTGGTACTCGCTCAGGTGTGAGGGGTCGGCAGACTGAAGCAACCGGTAAACCTGTTGACGGATTTCTGGTGGTGATGCAGCAAAAAATTCACTGATCTCCTTATACTTCGCATCGAAGAACAACCTTCTCCAGATCGAATTGGGATACTTCTTGTTCGTTTCTGCAATGAGGCTCAATCCGTCAATAACTCCCTGTTCGCCCGTCAGGGGGTTCAATTGCATCACATCCAGCCCATCGTAATGAAATTTAAAGAAACCATTTCTAAAATTGATATATTTTGGATCCAGAAACTCATCTATCAGGACTTTCCGGCTGTCAGAGGTTGTGGTGGAAGGAAGCCAGCCAATGACACTGGTTACGCCTGACAGTGAAGCGATCCGTTGAGCACGGGCGTAATAAATCTGCCCACCCTGCGGATCATAAGAGTCGGCATCCAGACCCAGAATCAGATAGACATAGAAATCGAGCAGTGAGGAAAGCGACTCAAAAGCCTGCTCGGTATGCTGTGGCTGATACCCTGTGTAAAATTCAAATTCCACAAGTTTATCGGTATAACGGATCAGACTGGTTGGTTTTCCTGTTCCAAAAACCGGCCGTGAGGCAGCCACAAACATCTGTCCGGTAAATTTCCGGTTCATCGAGGCGGTTTCAATTACAAAACTGAGGGTCAGTCTGATCTGATTATCAGGAGTGAAGGTCGGATCACTGGTATACCGGTACTGACCGATGTAGTCCCGGATGGCTTGTTCCAGACCGCCCAATACCTGACGGTCTGCATCATTGGTCAGTTTCTGCACATTGACAGAGACATCGACCTGAAATTCCTGTGCCCGCGTCTGACCTGCGATCATCAACAGAACCAGAACTGGCAAAAAAATGGAACGGAACACGCCTACCCCTCTTGATATCTGCTTTTTTATACAGTACATTTACATACAGTAAACATTTATACAGGAGTTTCCATGGCAGAAGGACTGACTGAACGTCAAAAACAAATCCTCCATTATCTCCTGCAATACAAATCCCGTACGGGGTTTCCCCCTTCGTTTCAGGAGATTGCAGCCCAGTTTCAGTTTGCCTCCCTGACGGCCGTCAAAGATCATTTAAAGGCGCTGGAAAAGAAAGGTTTCATTAAGAAATCGGGGTTTAAAGCCCGTGCCATCGAAGTGGTCATGCAACCGGGTGATCCCGATTTTATGCCTGATGGAATACCGATTATCGGCCGTGTGGCTGCCGGAACGCCCATCCTGGCACAGGAGAACATTCTCGGTTACCTCAATTTCGGAAACTACTTCGCCGAGAACGGAAATATTTTTGCCCTGAAGGTTCAGGGAGATTCCATGAAGGATGAAGGCATTCTTGATGGGGACCTTGTCATTATCAAACATCAGGATACCGCCCGAAACGGTGACATTGTGGTGGCCATTATTGACGAGGAAGCCACCGTAAAAACCTTTTTCCATGAAGGAGAACAAATTCGTCTTCAACCGCAGAATCCTAAATACAAGCCCATTTATGTCGGCGAAAACCAGAGTTTCCGTATAGGTGGCAAGGTCATTGGGGTTGTCAGAAAAAGTGGATCGGCCTATACACGTGCCTCCTGACCGCTATGATACTTCATCTGGATCTGGATACCTTTTTCGTTTCGTGTGAACGGTTAGTGAACCCTGAACTGATCGGTAAACCCGTCATCATTGGCGGGTTGCCGACAGAACGGGGCGTGGTGGCAGCCTGTTCCTACGAAGCGAGACAGTTTGGGGTCTACAGTTCCATGCCGCTTCGCTGGGCGGCAAAAGCATGTCCTCAAGCCATTTTTATGCATGGCACCCGCGGACTGTACAGCACCTACTCGAAAAAAGTCACTGCCATTATCCGTGACTTTGCTCCACGGTACGAAAAGGCCTCGGTCGATGAATTTTATCTGGATATTTCTGGTCTTTACCAATACATTTTCAGGTCACCTGTCGAAGTGGCCAGACTACTTCAGAAAAACATCGATGATCAGCTTGGCCTGCCTTCTTCCTGCGGAATCGGCCGAAACCGGCTGATTGCGAAAATCGGCTCGAGACTGGCCAAACCACATGGCATTTTTTTCGTTCCCCCTGGCTCTGAAGAGGAATTGTTATCTCCCCTTCCCATCAGCATCATCCCCGGAATCGGAGACTCCATGGAATCTTCCCTGCATAAGCGGGGAATCCGGCTGGTCCGTGACCTTCAGGCCATTCCAGAATCCACCTTGATGGATTGGTACGGAAAATACGGCTCCGAATTGTTTCAGAAGGCTCATGGGATCGGTCGTGCCACCATCGATGAAGAGCAGGAACGCAAATCAGTTTCCTCAGAGACAACCTTTCATGAAGACTCCAGTGACCCGGTCTATATCAGAAAACAATTTCTGTCTTGCGTACAGGAAACCGGATTTACCCTGAGGAAACATCAGTTGAAGGGCCTTACCCTGACCCTGAAACTGCGCGATTCCACCTTCGAAACACATACTTACGCTCAGACGCTCCCCTACGCTATTAATGACGATTATACCCTGATTAACCGCGGACTCGAACTTTTGCAGACTCACCTGACTCCTGAAAAGAAAATCCGTCTGGTGGGTTTCGGTGTTTCCAGATTGGTTCATGCCAATGATCAGGCAGATGATCTGTTTTCCGGGCAGGAAACCGATCGGTTTAACCGGTTATCTCATCAGATCGATTTACTGAAAACCAAATTCGGAAAACGTTCCCTCGGGATGGCCGGATAAATACCTGTGCAATTCCTGCAGCAGCCACTTTTTTTCGGGGTCTGAATTTGTAATCTTCACTCATGGATTTTTCAATCGGCAGCATCCTTTACCCGCTTACCATCGCCCTGCTGGGATCGTTGCATTGCATGGGCATGTGTGGCGGATTCTCTGTTCTGATAGCCAATTCTTCTTCTGCACCATTCCGGTACCCGCTTTATCAGACAGGCAAAACCCTGGCGTATATCCTGTTGGCATCCGGAATCTATTTTCTGACCATGGTAATCACCCATGCCGGTGCCATGACCACCGCCCGGTATGGAGTTACCCTGATCGCAGGATTGGCCATGGCTTGGCTTTCACTGACAGGTTTGTTTAAGGGACGATATCCCGGAACCGGAATCTCCCTGCCTTCCCGCTGGCTTCAGAAAGCTGTTTCAAGACCCATTGTTTTTGGTTTTCTCAATGGTCTCATGCCGTGTGGACTGGTTTACATGCTTCTTGTCGCCATTCCGCTTGCAGATTCCTGGCCCGAGGCTTTGCTGCTTGCAGCTTTATTTGGGTTGGGTACAGTTCCATCTCTTGGCCTGGTGTATTGGGGTTCCTCACTTCTGAAGACCTCCCACTGGCGCTGGATAGAAAAAGTCCTGTACCTGTTTCTTCTTCTTTTTGCACTCATCACCATCCTTCGTGCCATTCCGGCTACCGAGAAAATGGTGCATAACTGGTTTCCTCACAGCATCAGAGAGTTATTTTTGTTTTGAACCAGACAGTCCGTTTCTGTGGTGGCTGAAAAACCTGTTTCCAGATCATCATTCACTAAAGCTCATCCAATGACCGCTTCCAATCATTATCAGATCATAACCGACCAACCTCTGTCGGTAACCGATGCCTTTTCATTCATTCAATCACCCGTTGCCGGCGGACAGGTGCTCTTCACCGGAACCATCCGCAATCACCACGAGGGGAAAACAGTCCTGTCACTCGAGTATCATCTGTTCGGAGACATGGCTGAGAAGGAGATTACCCGGATTATTGCAGAGGCCAATTCCAGATGGCCGCTGACCCGGGTTTACGTGGCTCACAAGACAGGGCACTGTAACATAGGAGACCTCGCTGTCATTGTTGCAGTCAGTTCGGTGCACCGGTCCGAAGCGTTTGAAGCCAGCCGGTTTCTGATCGATGAAATTAAACACCGGGTTCCCATCTGGAAAAAAGAGACCACCACCGAAGGTGTTTTTTGGGTGGAAGGCTGCAATCATGTTCATTCCGGTAGTAACCACGGCACACAGAAAAAATAAACCAGCATGTTTCATCCCGCCCTTTCCGATTATCTGAATTCCCTTTTCCCGGTAGATTCCCCTAACTTTTCTTCCTGGATGGAGCTTGCCAGACAGGAAAATTACCCGGTAATGGATCAGGATGCTCTGTCTTTTCTTCAGGCCTTTGCCGGTATTACCCGCCCGGCCACAATTCTTGAACTGGGCTGCGGATTCGGAATGGTTTCGTTTCACTTGCTGCTTGCCACTCCTGGGTCAATAATCACCGGAGTTGATTACCGGGCAGACAATCATCAGCGCTTTCTTCAGCTGTCCAACGGATTCACCGATCCCAACCGGTTCAGATTTGTGGCTGGTCATGCGGTTGGTTTTATCAGGGACTCAACCGACACCTATGACTGGATTCTGGTAGATATCGACAAACGGTTTTATCCAGAGATTCTCGAGGACTGTATTCTCCATCTGAAACCGGGAGGCTTCCTCATTGCCGACAACGTTCTCTGGAAGGGCTGGATGTGGGAACCTGAAACATCGAAAAATATCAGCCCAATCCTGGAATGGAACCAGAAAATTTCGAGTGATCCCCGCCTGGAAAGCAGAATTATTCCGATTGGCGATGGCCTGTCTGTTTCAAGGAAAAAGAGTCTTCCCGAAGACCGGTTTAACCTCCTCTGAAACAGGTCTGATTTACCACTCGTCTTCTTAATTATCTTTGGCACCGATTCCCTTGCTTTTCAGTTTTCAGGAATCGTATATTTGCAGTTCTTAAAAAAATCGAGCCCATTCCAGGGGCAGGAGAATATAAAATGGCAATGCGTTGTGATATCTGCGGAAAAGAACCGGTATACGGCAATCATGTGAGTCATGCCAATAACCGCGCCCGCCGCCGGTGGGTACCAAACCTGCAGAAAGTTCGTGCCGTTGTTGAAGGCCGTCACACCCGGATCAAGGCCTGCACCAACTGCATTAAATCCGGGTTGGTCGTCAAACCGGCCTGAGAAATAAACCCAGAGGAAAGGCCGGAAAGGCCTTTTTTCATTTTCAGACAATTGCATGACCGGTCATCCACTGCTTTCCCTTCCTAATCAGTTTACTCTGCTCCGGATCTTTCTGACCCCGGTCTTTTACTTTTTTTTCTTTGATGAATCGGTAACCGGCACCCTGTTATGTGCCTTCCTGTTTGCGGTTGCCGCCCTGACCGATTGGTATGATGGCTACCTGGCACGCCGGTATAACCTGATCACCCGCTGGGGAAAGTTCCTCGATCCCCTGGCC from Bacteroidota bacterium harbors:
- a CDS encoding M20/M25/M40 family metallo-hydrolase, with translation MRRFLFLPLTFLLLIFPLLIAAQPIQYGQNPTINGLLESIRSDSLIRTVRDLEAFQTRYCLNGNRWEVAAYLKKRFLDMGITDVKLDSFVINRNGTAYWQANVVATIPGTRNPDELMVIGGHYDSINMNDLNRAPGANDNASGTAGTLELARVVMQTGFKPDITLKFVAFAAEELGLYGGYFMANTLKNQGKKVSLMLNMDMIAVERRSRPNWSVLAYFYGAQDTMPAVAQKYAPLYAGIQVVPDYSGSSDHVPFVLNGFPSLFFFIGDSDPNYHTSGDLLSACNPDYMEEVVKITGAVMVGEQWLPKPVRNTVVRDGGDGQSLHCSWTPGSGRPASSWVVKFEQPGREPDSVETTQPSVLITGLTEGQFTTITIIPRTGAEDFGFPSQVTGTPGTIPSAVSEIADTPDQTSIHLTWKASPELDVTGYRVYRSGLFEEKGDLVSGDLITTTYYEDEPGSTDGYWYYRVVSVDGDGNESHEGEPVRSRLIELNPGILLVDETLNGTGVLLQPSDDQVDDFYSETLSGWSVTFHDADEMKGAKLADLGRYSTVIWVGDDLVDQTMAFAAADDIGSYLQAGGHFVYSGYKPERAFYDNPSNTVTLPEESFMLEKLGVKEIYHVNSTYFNHAVAVDPGMNDVHLDSSKTKSSMKYHLNNITTMQPAEGAEILQVYGTGYADGTAAAKLKGLPVAIRTGKGPGSAVVLTYPLYYTKPADAKLFLSAILNDWGETALGADLPDGLHADCLHLFPAWPNPFNGQVRLKFYNGHDHAIQLSVFDMLGREVTTLVREELPAGHHQISWNPVSQASGVYFCVLRAGNQTSMIKLVLVK
- a CDS encoding phosphomannomutase/phosphoglucomutase, translating into MINPGIFREYDIRGIVDKDLTDATVTLLAKGAATYFLNHQCKTVTVGRDVRLSGKRFRDIVVNEFVNAGLHVIDLGEITSPMSYWSTFKLPVDGAIMITASHNPADYNGFKISVGTNSIYGSRIQDLLKLIQSGQFKTGKGSVVEKNIKPEYMADIVSRIKLGRKMKVVTDCANATGGLIAPEFYRAIGCEVIELYTEPDGRFPNHHPDPTVDKYLVDLIAKVKETSADMGIGFDGDSDRIGVVDNLGRVIRGDALLAILSRDVLKRNPGSEIVFDVKCSQGLIEDIEAHGGKPVMWKTGHSLIKNKMKDINGLIAGEMSGHLFIADNYYGFDDAIFDGARVIELVSHSKEPLSVHHDQFPKYFSTPETRLDVANDDIKFKMVEQAVTFFKANHQVIDIDGVRVQFGDGWGLIRASNTQPVIVVRFEARTPERRDEIKDFMLNKLAEYGEFHEGHGH
- the recG gene encoding ATP-dependent DNA helicase RecG, which translates into the protein MDLTYSSDIQFAPGIGPERAKALRQAGIETVADLLGTYPRRYLDRSAICKIRNLRHQTGVVTLMGTVTRADLIKNKNRGQRFSVMLDDGTGVVELIFFQGINYLKSVFSIGGSFAVSGKPDVFGSRFSLVHPDYDALKDDQDELQLLNTGGIIPLYPSGDLLKRMGLDSRGFRRTILKVMDRLNWATVSDPLDEKWRAMAEVPDRASALQWIHRPQSPEHLQLATRRLKLDDILSFSLAMELRKLQTETSDRGLAFSAPDQYTRQFYQGLPFKLTQGQIDVLRDIRNDLKKPHPMNRLLQGDVGSGKTVVAMMSMLMAVDNGYQAALMAPTEILAEQHYQTMTRYLKPLGLDVVLLTGGLKSAGRTTGTGMLQSGLAQLAVGTHALISEGVIFKNLGLIVVDEQHRFGVLQRAMLRAKGLMPHVLVMSATPIPRTLAMTVYGDLEVSRITELPSGRQPVKTVIIRDLDRPQLNRTIADQINRGRQVYFVYPLIEESEKSDLKAATDAHREISEWFPAYKVGLLHGRLPVQEKDEIMASFKANQIQILVSTTVIEVGVDVPNATVMIIEHADRFGLSQLHQLRGRVGRGAEASYCFLVISDKLTSEARERLTTMERTNNGFEIAEKDLEIRGAGDILGTRQSGLPDMKLLDLARDYPILQLSGQLARAILADDPHLRKPSHALLRSQIVTSHQALINLAEIA